One part of the Prochlorococcus marinus str. MIT 9313 genome encodes these proteins:
- a CDS encoding DUF1350 family protein has translation MTRWRRLGNVWGLWPAQPIALVEMVGGSYLAASPQLSYRRLLEGLADHNLAVHAWGYVPGFDHQAQANEAWKHLRRCRQQLEARVGALPTPLRLGHSLGCKLHLLAPDGGRNSRALVALSFNNFTADRSIPMLRELAPKLGFYTEFSPSPNETLRLIRESYHQPQNLLVSFGNDSLDQSPSLLNSLQQRVEDATQSLHLPGDHLTPASAGLRQNLLGDWADDSARAETLNQLVETISSWASP, from the coding sequence ATGACCAGATGGAGACGCCTCGGCAACGTCTGGGGACTATGGCCAGCTCAGCCAATCGCACTGGTCGAGATGGTGGGGGGCAGTTATTTGGCGGCGAGCCCCCAGCTCAGCTACCGACGATTGCTTGAAGGTTTAGCTGACCACAATCTGGCGGTTCATGCTTGGGGCTATGTGCCAGGCTTCGACCATCAGGCTCAGGCCAATGAAGCTTGGAAACATTTGCGTCGTTGTCGACAACAACTTGAGGCCAGAGTCGGAGCCCTTCCTACACCCCTTCGCTTGGGCCATAGCCTTGGCTGTAAGTTGCATCTTCTAGCCCCAGATGGAGGTCGTAACAGCAGGGCTTTGGTGGCATTAAGCTTCAACAATTTCACGGCTGATCGTTCGATTCCCATGCTTCGCGAACTTGCGCCAAAGCTTGGCTTTTACACGGAATTCAGCCCAAGCCCTAATGAAACATTGCGATTGATCCGCGAGAGTTACCACCAACCTCAGAACTTATTGGTGAGTTTTGGGAATGACAGCCTCGATCAGAGCCCAAGCCTTTTGAATAGTCTCCAGCAGCGAGTGGAAGATGCAACACAAAGCTTGCATCTTCCAGGCGATCACCTCACCCCAGCCAGTGCAGGGTTACGGCAGAACCTTCTCGGCGACTGGGCGGATGACTCCGCCCGGGCCGAGACTCTCAATCAATTGGTGGAAACGATCTCTTCTTGGGCAAGCCCATGA
- the acs gene encoding acetate--CoA ligase: MSPDPSGTIKSVLQEQRVFHPSAELASQSMVGSLEAYRRMAEQAKTDPDSFWGEAARTELEWFEPFDSVLDWSNPPFARWFEGGTTNLSFNCLDRHLNGPKANKTALIWEGEPGDVRRFTYRELHAEVCRAANALKALGIGKGDLVALYMPMVPEAAIAMLACARIGAPHSVVFGGFSAEALRDRLVDGEAKAVITADGGFRKDKAVALKPAVDAALAEGACPSVTSVLVVQRTKESVVMEAGRDQWWHELVSAQSQECAAEPMASEDRLFVLYTSGSTGKPKGVVHSTAGYNLWAHLTFKWIFDIRDEDVYWCTADVGWITGHSYIVYGPLSNGATTVMYEGAPRPSKPGAFWELIQKHGITIFYTAPTAIRAFMKSGRAVPDQYDMSSLRLLGTVGEPINPEAWMWYREVIGGDRCPIVDTWWQTETGGVMISPLPGATPTKPGSATLPLPGIEAEVVDAQGEPVAVDEGGYLIVRRPWPGMMRTVHGNPQRFRESYWEYLRPKDGSFIYFAGDGARRDGDGYFWVMGRVDDVINVSGHRLGTMEIESALVSHPAVSEAAVVGRPDDLKGEAIVAFVTLEGSREVSDALIQELRVHVGKEIGPIARPDEIRCSDALPKTRSGKIMRRILRALAAGEEVKGDTSTLEDRSVLDRLRA, translated from the coding sequence ATGTCCCCTGATCCATCCGGCACCATTAAGTCAGTCCTGCAGGAGCAGCGCGTCTTTCATCCCTCCGCAGAGTTGGCCTCACAGTCGATGGTTGGAAGCCTGGAAGCCTATCGTCGGATGGCAGAGCAAGCCAAAACTGATCCTGACAGTTTCTGGGGTGAAGCCGCTCGCACTGAGCTGGAATGGTTCGAACCCTTTGATAGCGTTCTCGATTGGTCGAATCCTCCCTTTGCGCGTTGGTTTGAAGGAGGCACGACAAATCTTTCCTTCAACTGTCTTGATCGCCATCTCAATGGGCCGAAGGCAAACAAAACAGCCCTGATCTGGGAGGGAGAGCCAGGTGATGTGCGGCGCTTCACCTATCGAGAACTTCATGCTGAAGTGTGCAGGGCTGCCAATGCGCTGAAAGCTCTTGGCATTGGCAAAGGTGACCTGGTTGCCCTTTATATGCCAATGGTCCCAGAAGCGGCCATTGCCATGTTGGCTTGCGCCCGTATCGGAGCCCCACATTCTGTTGTCTTTGGTGGCTTTTCCGCTGAAGCCCTTAGAGATCGTTTGGTGGATGGTGAAGCCAAAGCCGTGATCACTGCTGATGGTGGTTTTCGTAAGGACAAGGCCGTTGCCTTGAAGCCGGCAGTGGATGCTGCATTAGCCGAGGGTGCCTGCCCCAGCGTGACGTCGGTGCTGGTGGTGCAACGCACGAAAGAAAGCGTGGTGATGGAAGCTGGTCGAGATCAGTGGTGGCACGAGCTTGTGTCAGCTCAATCGCAAGAGTGCGCGGCGGAACCCATGGCGAGTGAAGATCGCCTGTTTGTGCTCTACACCTCTGGCTCCACTGGAAAGCCAAAGGGCGTTGTGCACAGCACGGCAGGCTATAACCTCTGGGCTCACCTCACTTTCAAGTGGATCTTCGACATTCGCGACGAAGACGTCTACTGGTGCACAGCCGATGTGGGCTGGATCACAGGCCATAGCTACATTGTTTATGGGCCTCTTTCCAATGGGGCGACAACTGTGATGTATGAGGGGGCACCACGCCCATCCAAGCCTGGAGCCTTTTGGGAGCTAATTCAGAAACACGGGATCACGATTTTTTACACTGCACCTACGGCAATTCGGGCATTCATGAAAAGTGGTCGGGCTGTACCCGATCAATACGACATGAGCAGTCTGCGCTTGCTAGGTACCGTCGGAGAACCCATCAATCCTGAGGCCTGGATGTGGTATCGCGAGGTCATCGGTGGTGATCGTTGCCCAATTGTCGACACTTGGTGGCAAACGGAGACAGGTGGGGTGATGATCAGCCCATTACCTGGTGCGACGCCAACAAAGCCAGGGTCTGCGACCCTTCCCCTACCAGGCATTGAGGCTGAGGTGGTTGATGCACAAGGCGAGCCAGTAGCCGTTGACGAAGGTGGATATCTGATCGTGCGACGTCCTTGGCCAGGAATGATGCGCACCGTGCACGGAAATCCTCAACGCTTTAGAGAGAGCTATTGGGAATACTTACGCCCTAAGGATGGCAGTTTCATCTATTTCGCAGGCGATGGAGCTCGTCGAGATGGTGATGGTTATTTCTGGGTGATGGGCAGGGTGGATGATGTGATTAACGTTTCAGGCCATCGTCTTGGCACGATGGAAATCGAATCGGCATTGGTGAGTCACCCGGCAGTGTCTGAAGCGGCAGTGGTTGGAAGACCTGATGACCTTAAAGGTGAAGCGATCGTGGCCTTCGTCACCTTGGAAGGAAGCAGGGAAGTGAGTGATGCTTTGATTCAGGAGCTTCGTGTTCATGTGGGCAAGGAGATCGGCCCCATTGCTCGACCTGATGAGATCCGTTGCAGTGATGCCTTACCCAAGACCCGCAGCGGCAAAATTATGCGGCGTATCTTGCGGGCTTTGGCCGCTGGAGAGGAGGTCAAGGGTGATACCAGCACCCTGGAAGATCGCTCCGTACTGGATCGGCTTAGAGCCTGA
- a CDS encoding HAD family hydrolase has protein sequence MSFPAACLFDLDGVLLDTEPLHAQAWSQTAAVFATSLSTSQLLMLKGRRRLDCAQLVNNWLNTPVGIEQLLAVRQPIAKHLLSQAKAMPGAEELVRWCYDHRLPMAMASSSTADAVAFKSIHHSWLAQIQTRVLGDDLSLTAGKPAPDPYLLAARRLAVKPTACWALEDSQAGTQAALAAGCHVWVLSENEVHINCDGKFKDENPRQIAQLKTVLDHLQQAWDAL, from the coding sequence ATGTCCTTCCCTGCGGCCTGCTTGTTTGATCTCGATGGAGTGTTGTTGGATACTGAACCTCTACATGCTCAGGCCTGGTCTCAAACAGCGGCTGTCTTTGCTACCAGTCTCAGTACAAGTCAGTTGTTGATGTTAAAAGGTCGGCGGCGGCTTGATTGTGCTCAGCTGGTCAACAACTGGTTGAACACCCCGGTAGGGATCGAACAGCTCTTAGCCGTGCGCCAGCCGATCGCAAAGCATCTGCTCAGTCAGGCCAAAGCCATGCCTGGAGCGGAGGAATTGGTTCGCTGGTGCTACGACCACAGGCTGCCAATGGCCATGGCCTCCAGTAGTACGGCAGATGCCGTGGCATTTAAAAGTATCCATCACAGCTGGCTTGCACAGATTCAGACTCGAGTTCTTGGCGATGATCTATCTCTTACAGCAGGCAAACCCGCTCCAGATCCTTATCTGCTTGCCGCGCGGCGGCTGGCGGTCAAGCCGACTGCCTGTTGGGCATTGGAAGACTCTCAGGCCGGCACACAGGCGGCTCTAGCCGCAGGGTGTCATGTCTGGGTGCTGAGCGAAAACGAAGTCCACATCAATTGCGATGGCAAGTTTAAAGATGAGAATCCTCGTCAAATCGCTCAGTTAAAAACCGTTCTTGACCATCTCCAGCAGGCTTGGGATGCACTCTGA
- the sds gene encoding solanesyl diphosphate synthase, protein MATVTELLQPVELDLETLLTDLRSLIGAGHPILQAAAEHLFSAGGKRLRPGIVLLISRALSADGDLSARHRRLAEITEMIHTASLVHDDVVDEAATRRGVATVHSRFNHRVAVLAGDFLFAQASWHLANLDNLAVVKLLSRVIMDLADGEVKQGLYRYDTGQSFATYLEKSYCKTASLMANSVQAAGVLSGESVEHQKLLHHFGRQLGLAFQVVDDILDFTGSEQQLGKPAASDLASGYLTAPALYALEEHLALARLIEREFSEEDDLDQALELVRNSQAISRSRQLAEDFARESREAIAWLPDSPCQRALMELPDFVLSRLY, encoded by the coding sequence ATGGCCACCGTTACTGAGCTGCTGCAGCCGGTCGAGCTGGATCTTGAGACCCTGCTCACTGATCTGCGCAGCTTGATTGGTGCCGGTCATCCCATTCTTCAAGCAGCGGCAGAGCACTTATTCAGTGCCGGGGGCAAACGCCTTCGCCCGGGCATTGTGCTGTTGATCTCAAGAGCTTTATCTGCCGATGGTGATCTCTCGGCCCGTCATCGTCGGCTGGCGGAGATTACCGAGATGATCCACACGGCTTCTCTTGTTCACGACGACGTCGTCGATGAGGCTGCCACTCGCCGAGGCGTGGCCACTGTTCATAGCCGTTTCAATCATCGCGTTGCGGTTTTGGCAGGTGATTTTCTATTCGCACAGGCCAGTTGGCATCTGGCTAATCTGGATAACTTAGCTGTGGTCAAGCTTCTCAGTCGGGTCATCATGGACCTCGCGGATGGGGAGGTGAAGCAGGGCCTCTATCGCTATGACACAGGCCAATCATTTGCGACATATCTAGAGAAGAGCTATTGCAAGACGGCTTCTCTAATGGCCAACAGTGTGCAGGCTGCCGGCGTACTCAGTGGTGAGAGTGTTGAGCATCAGAAATTACTGCATCACTTCGGTCGCCAGCTTGGACTCGCCTTTCAGGTTGTCGATGACATCCTCGACTTCACAGGCAGTGAACAGCAATTAGGCAAACCTGCCGCGAGTGATTTGGCCAGTGGCTATCTAACGGCACCGGCTCTCTATGCGCTAGAAGAGCATTTAGCTCTAGCTCGTCTGATTGAGCGAGAGTTCAGCGAAGAGGACGATCTTGATCAAGCCCTTGAGCTGGTGCGTAATTCGCAGGCCATTTCACGCAGCCGTCAGTTGGCTGAAGATTTTGCCAGGGAATCTCGTGAAGCCATCGCTTGGCTACCAGATTCACCTTGCCAGCGTGCATTAATGGAACTACCTGATTTTGTTTTAAGCCGTCTCTACTGA
- the murI gene encoding glutamate racemase encodes MKPRLGLFDSGVGGLTVLRRVLERHGQVPCLYLGDTARVPYGNRMPHEIRVIAKEVVQWLRDQQVTAVVMACNTTNALASDVAEAVAGRIPVVRLIEAAANMLSEERVGVLATPAAAASGAYGKQIEISRPGTMVIEQGCPAFVPLIETGQLSSEELYQAAREYLNPLLAAQVEAVVLGCTHYPLLEPILRQILPQDVRLIDPAIGVARELDVLLGSPTIPLGTSLSLTSTRFCVTANPEGFATRATPWLGERPQVELVSLQCPACAS; translated from the coding sequence TTGAAGCCTCGCTTGGGATTATTTGATAGCGGCGTGGGTGGGTTGACTGTGCTCAGGCGAGTGCTGGAGCGCCATGGGCAGGTGCCTTGCCTCTATCTCGGTGATACCGCCCGAGTCCCTTACGGAAACCGCATGCCGCATGAAATCCGAGTGATCGCCAAGGAGGTTGTCCAGTGGTTACGAGACCAGCAAGTGACTGCGGTTGTGATGGCTTGCAACACCACGAATGCGTTGGCTTCTGATGTGGCTGAAGCGGTTGCGGGAAGGATCCCTGTCGTGAGGTTGATTGAGGCAGCAGCCAACATGCTTTCGGAAGAGCGTGTGGGAGTACTGGCCACTCCTGCTGCTGCTGCATCAGGCGCATATGGCAAACAAATTGAGATCTCTCGACCAGGCACGATGGTTATTGAGCAGGGATGTCCGGCCTTTGTGCCATTGATTGAGACTGGTCAACTCAGCAGCGAGGAGCTTTATCAGGCGGCGCGTGAGTATCTGAATCCACTCTTGGCTGCACAGGTGGAAGCAGTGGTTCTCGGATGCACTCACTATCCTCTTCTTGAACCGATCTTACGTCAGATTTTGCCGCAAGATGTGCGCTTGATTGATCCTGCTATCGGTGTGGCCCGCGAGCTGGATGTTCTGTTGGGTAGCCCAACGATCCCATTAGGAACATCACTGTCGCTGACCTCTACACGGTTCTGCGTGACTGCCAATCCCGAGGGCTTTGCCACGCGTGCTACGCCATGGTTGGGCGAGCGTCCTCAAGTTGAGTTGGTTTCACTGCAATGTCCTGCCTGCGCCTCGTAA
- a CDS encoding N-acetylmuramoyl-L-alanine amidase produces MASAPSRPLILLVVGALQIPLVLAALPARAASALAAWALGIDGVLQLRTSRGARLEAFFQPADGAQGAKVWIDFPGELSRSRSLRGSGPVRAIRLGIPTPGSTRLVIEFKPSISLNPNQLKLIGTSPDRWKLNFEGLPTRGLRPIGEGDLTASTLSRWAPGIRITPTRTPINASGLPNVPRGRFRVVIDPGHGGPDPGAIGIRGLRETDVVLDVSLQVAQLLEARGVQVIMTRTADVDLDLPPRVAIANRVGATAFVSIHANAISMSRPQVNGIETFYFSDSRSARLASHIQQQVLNVSPGSPNRGVRRGRFFVIRRTTMPSALVETGFLTGRLDAPRLASAAHRRKLALAIATGILNYLQGVR; encoded by the coding sequence ATGGCCTCGGCTCCATCCCGCCCTCTCATCCTGCTGGTGGTTGGTGCCTTGCAGATCCCTTTGGTTTTGGCAGCGTTGCCGGCCAGAGCGGCAAGTGCTTTAGCGGCCTGGGCACTTGGAATCGACGGGGTGTTGCAGTTGCGTACATCAAGAGGGGCTCGTCTAGAAGCGTTCTTTCAACCAGCGGATGGGGCCCAAGGAGCAAAGGTCTGGATTGATTTTCCTGGAGAATTGAGCCGCTCCCGCAGCCTGCGGGGTAGCGGGCCGGTGCGTGCAATTCGTTTGGGGATACCAACGCCTGGCTCAACTCGACTGGTGATTGAGTTCAAACCATCAATCTCTCTGAATCCAAATCAGCTCAAGCTGATAGGAACCTCTCCGGACCGCTGGAAGCTCAACTTCGAAGGCTTACCGACCCGCGGGCTTCGCCCTATCGGTGAAGGAGACCTGACAGCATCAACTTTGAGCCGATGGGCTCCTGGAATCCGGATTACACCCACACGGACGCCTATCAATGCCTCTGGTTTGCCGAATGTTCCCCGCGGGCGCTTTAGAGTTGTCATTGACCCTGGTCATGGTGGTCCAGACCCTGGTGCTATAGGGATTCGCGGTCTACGTGAGACGGATGTTGTTCTCGATGTTTCCCTTCAGGTGGCCCAGCTATTAGAAGCTCGAGGGGTGCAGGTCATCATGACCCGCACAGCTGATGTGGATTTGGATCTACCGCCAAGAGTGGCGATCGCCAATCGAGTAGGTGCTACTGCATTTGTAAGCATTCATGCCAATGCCATCAGCATGTCCAGACCACAGGTCAATGGAATCGAAACTTTCTATTTCTCTGATTCCCGTTCAGCCAGGTTGGCGTCTCATATCCAGCAACAGGTGCTGAACGTCTCCCCTGGGAGCCCCAACAGAGGGGTCAGACGGGGCCGTTTCTTTGTCATCCGGCGAACCACAATGCCCTCCGCCCTAGTTGAGACAGGTTTTTTAACAGGACGGCTAGATGCTCCTCGGCTGGCTTCAGCAGCCCATCGCCGCAAGTTGGCTCTGGCTATTGCTACTGGCATCCTCAACTATTTGCAGGGGGTCCGTTGA
- a CDS encoding carbon-nitrogen hydrolase family protein — protein MTDFLAAALQLTSTSDPELNFAAAEEQIELAARRGAELVGLPENFAFMGDDERRLELAQDLAEQCSRFLVTMARRYQVVLLGGGFPVPSGDSNHTVNRAELVGRDGQLLARYDKIHLFDVDLPEGNTYQESATTTSGRELPPVVDVPGLCRVGLSICYDVRFPELYRHLVSAGAELLMIPAAFTAFTGKDHWQVLLQARAIENTSYVLAPAQTGRHYSRRQSHGHAMVIDPWGTVLADAGVSQGAAIAPVDNSHIGRIRAQMPSLQHRQSALF, from the coding sequence GTGACCGACTTTCTGGCAGCCGCTTTGCAGCTGACGAGCACCTCGGATCCAGAGCTCAATTTTGCTGCTGCCGAGGAGCAGATCGAACTGGCTGCCCGCCGTGGGGCGGAATTGGTGGGATTACCTGAAAATTTTGCCTTTATGGGTGATGACGAGCGACGTCTGGAGCTGGCACAAGACTTAGCTGAGCAATGCAGCCGCTTTCTGGTCACCATGGCAAGGCGCTACCAGGTGGTGCTTCTGGGCGGGGGCTTCCCTGTACCTTCAGGAGATAGCAATCACACGGTCAACAGAGCCGAATTGGTCGGTCGTGATGGTCAGCTGCTAGCGAGATACGACAAGATTCATCTCTTCGATGTGGATCTACCTGAAGGCAACACCTATCAGGAGTCGGCCACGACTACGTCTGGTCGTGAACTACCCCCGGTCGTGGATGTGCCAGGACTATGTCGAGTGGGACTATCCATCTGCTACGACGTGCGCTTCCCTGAGCTCTATCGCCATCTCGTCAGTGCTGGTGCCGAGTTATTGATGATTCCAGCAGCATTCACGGCTTTCACCGGAAAAGATCACTGGCAGGTCTTACTTCAAGCCAGGGCCATCGAAAACACCTCCTATGTGCTTGCACCTGCCCAGACAGGTCGTCATTACAGCCGTCGACAGAGCCATGGACATGCCATGGTGATTGATCCCTGGGGAACCGTCTTGGCTGATGCAGGAGTGAGTCAGGGTGCAGCCATTGCTCCTGTGGATAACTCGCACATTGGTCGCATTCGCGCGCAAATGCCAAGCCTCCAACACCGGCAGTCAGCACTGTTCTGA